The following proteins come from a genomic window of Corallococcus sp. NCRR:
- a CDS encoding sensor histidine kinase translates to MKWRIASVAFLLGSLSTGLSWLTLQPVLIRLLDTARRLALPGSLDMEGLTRIRAFLPLALGLDLLVLTLLAYGVLDLAVGRPLRAMEKSVAQLGRLQLDVPLPEQGGPFLSRIQRELRRMAEALRQEQALTRAQLEALREANARLARAQTELVASERLATVGKLAAGVAHEVGNPLAGILGYLSLARSRAQGPELKDFLERIDHEVLRIDRIVRGLLDLGRPASTQPGPVDVGQVVETCVRLVRAGPELDRVEVSLDVTPGLLARADPGPLSQILINLLLNAAQAMGGEGRVRVSTRREDALLLVEVEDSGPGLSPEVRAHLFEPFFTTKGRQGTGLGLAVSLNLAQGMGGRLDARDGAGGGACFRLSLPAA, encoded by the coding sequence ATGAAGTGGCGCATCGCCAGCGTGGCGTTCCTCCTGGGCTCGCTGTCCACGGGCCTGTCGTGGCTGACCCTGCAGCCGGTGCTCATCCGTCTGCTGGACACGGCGCGCCGGCTGGCGCTGCCGGGGTCGCTGGACATGGAGGGCCTGACGCGGATCCGCGCCTTCCTTCCGCTGGCGCTGGGGCTGGACCTGCTGGTGCTGACGCTCCTGGCCTATGGCGTGCTGGACCTGGCGGTGGGCCGTCCGCTTCGCGCCATGGAGAAGTCCGTGGCGCAGCTGGGCCGGCTGCAACTGGACGTGCCGCTCCCCGAGCAGGGCGGGCCATTCCTGTCGCGCATCCAGCGCGAGCTGCGGCGCATGGCGGAGGCGCTGCGCCAGGAGCAGGCCCTCACCCGCGCGCAACTGGAGGCGCTGCGCGAGGCCAACGCCCGGCTCGCGAGGGCGCAGACGGAGCTCGTCGCCTCCGAGCGGCTGGCCACGGTGGGAAAGCTGGCCGCGGGCGTGGCGCACGAGGTGGGCAATCCGCTGGCGGGCATCCTGGGCTACCTCTCCCTGGCGCGCTCCCGGGCGCAGGGGCCGGAGCTGAAGGACTTCCTGGAGCGCATCGACCACGAGGTGCTGCGCATCGACCGGATTGTCCGGGGGCTCCTGGACCTGGGCCGTCCGGCCAGCACCCAGCCCGGGCCGGTGGACGTGGGACAGGTGGTGGAGACGTGCGTGCGGCTGGTGCGTGCCGGGCCGGAGCTGGACCGGGTGGAGGTCTCGCTGGACGTGACGCCCGGCCTGCTGGCCCGCGCGGATCCAGGCCCTCTGTCGCAGATCCTCATCAACCTGCTGCTCAACGCGGCCCAGGCCATGGGGGGCGAGGGGCGCGTGCGCGTCTCCACCCGCCGCGAGGACGCGCTCCTCCTGGTGGAGGTGGAGGACAGCGGCCCGGGCCTGTCGCCGGAGGTGAGGGCGCACCTCTTCGAGCCGTTCTTCACCACCAAGGGCCGGCAGGGCACGGGCCTGGGACTCGCGGTGTCCCTGAACCTGGCCCAGGGCATGGGCGGCCGGCTGGACGCGCGCGACGGGGCGGGCGGCGGCGCGTGCTTCCGGTTGTCGCTGCCAGCGGCCTGA
- a CDS encoding PilN domain-containing protein, which yields MMIRINLLPVRAVKKREMGRQILALYAAVLIAAVVGNYFWYADRDGELQRANQGITQTRAKIAELEKVIGEVTNINARKTEVEKKLAVLDTLRRGRNGPVRMLDALSSAIPKKVWLKNFVETSNKVTIDGSAVSHDEVAELMRGLGSMVWTPRGMGRLVDQGRTASKTSRVELFNTETASVEEFSATEIKPFFGNVELTNAVQTKPTAAGAATFVDFKLTLTANYAI from the coding sequence ATGATGATCCGAATCAACCTGCTGCCCGTCCGGGCGGTGAAGAAGCGCGAGATGGGCCGGCAGATCCTGGCCCTCTACGCCGCGGTGCTGATCGCCGCGGTGGTGGGGAATTACTTCTGGTACGCGGACCGCGACGGTGAGCTGCAGCGGGCCAACCAGGGCATCACCCAGACGCGCGCGAAGATCGCGGAGCTGGAGAAGGTCATCGGCGAGGTGACCAACATCAACGCCCGCAAGACGGAAGTGGAGAAGAAGCTCGCGGTGCTGGACACGCTGCGCAGGGGCCGCAACGGGCCGGTGCGCATGCTGGACGCGCTGTCCTCGGCCATCCCCAAGAAGGTCTGGCTCAAGAACTTCGTGGAGACCTCCAACAAGGTCACCATCGACGGCTCGGCCGTCAGCCACGACGAGGTCGCGGAGCTGATGCGCGGCCTGGGCAGCATGGTGTGGACGCCCAGGGGCATGGGGCGCCTCGTGGATCAGGGCCGCACCGCCAGCAAGACGTCGCGCGTGGAGCTCTTCAACACGGAGACCGCCAGCGTGGAGGAGTTCTCCGCGACGGAGATCAAGCCCTTCTTCGGCAACGTCGAGCTGACCAACGCCGTGCAGACCAAGCCCACGGCGGCCGGTGCGGCGACGTTCGTCGACTTCAAGCTCACCCTCACCGCCAACTACGCCATCTGA
- the pilM gene encoding type IV pilus assembly protein PilM produces MAKGKLALGLDIGSTSIKMIMLKEQRKRGEVGYALQSFGMKPLPPEAIVDGALMNSTAIVQAVQELMSELKVKGKDVAIGVSGHSVIIKKIQMPRMSQEELEESIQWEAEQYIPFDVKDVNIDTQILDGGGNDATGQMDVLLVAAKKDMINDYTTVVSEAGLAPVVVDVDAFAVQNMFSTNYELPDKETVVLINAGASVVNINIIANGVTVFTRDVTIGGNQFTEEIQKQLNVSYEEAEALKIGGNRADADAVVPQDVERVLSSVAEQVAGEIQRSLDFYAGTAADSNFTKVYLSGGTAKIPALFKTIEARTGVPVEILNPFRKIEVDNRKFDPAFIMDVAPMAAVAVGLALRRPGDKLG; encoded by the coding sequence ATGGCGAAGGGCAAACTGGCACTCGGGCTGGATATCGGGTCGACGTCGATCAAGATGATCATGCTCAAGGAGCAGCGCAAGCGCGGTGAAGTCGGCTACGCGCTCCAGAGCTTCGGAATGAAGCCGCTGCCTCCCGAGGCCATCGTGGACGGCGCGTTGATGAACTCCACGGCCATCGTGCAGGCCGTCCAGGAGCTGATGTCCGAGCTGAAGGTCAAGGGCAAGGACGTCGCCATCGGCGTGTCCGGCCACTCGGTCATCATCAAGAAGATCCAGATGCCCCGCATGAGCCAGGAAGAGCTCGAGGAGAGCATCCAGTGGGAGGCGGAGCAGTACATCCCCTTCGACGTGAAGGACGTGAACATCGACACGCAGATCCTTGACGGCGGCGGCAACGACGCCACCGGCCAGATGGACGTGCTGCTCGTCGCCGCCAAGAAGGACATGATCAACGACTACACCACCGTGGTCTCCGAGGCGGGACTCGCCCCGGTGGTGGTGGACGTGGACGCGTTCGCCGTCCAGAACATGTTCTCCACGAACTACGAGCTGCCGGACAAGGAGACCGTCGTCCTCATCAACGCCGGCGCCTCCGTGGTGAACATCAACATCATCGCCAACGGTGTCACCGTCTTCACCCGTGACGTGACCATCGGCGGCAACCAGTTCACCGAGGAGATCCAGAAGCAGCTCAACGTCTCCTACGAGGAGGCGGAGGCGCTGAAGATCGGCGGCAACCGCGCGGACGCGGACGCCGTGGTGCCCCAGGACGTGGAGCGCGTGCTCTCCAGCGTGGCGGAGCAGGTGGCGGGTGAAATCCAGCGCTCGCTGGACTTCTACGCGGGCACCGCCGCGGACTCGAACTTCACCAAGGTCTACCTGTCCGGCGGCACCGCGAAGATCCCCGCCCTGTTCAAGACCATCGAGGCGCGGACCGGCGTGCCGGTGGAGATCCTCAACCCGTTCCGGAAGATCGAAGTGGACAACCGCAAGTTCGACCCCGCGTTCATCATGGACGTGGCGCCCATGGCCGCGGTGGCGGTGGGACTGGCGCTCCGGCGCCCGGGCGACAAGCTGGGTTGA
- a CDS encoding sigma-54-dependent transcriptional regulator has protein sequence MPLFRTVLVADDEPSIRHILTLVLTDKGYDVRAVADGDEALRELSTRAYDVLVTDVRMPKRDGLSVLRAALAEHPGLTVVVMSAYGSQEQALEAVQAGAYDYVQKPFKPEEIVLVLRKAEERERLVRENRRLHEARLPGASGDHILGKSAALQAVLKQVARVAPVDTTVLISGESGTGKELIARELHGKSRRAAMPFVAVNCGAIPHGLLESELFGHAKGAFTDARTARRGLFAEADGGTLFLDEVGELPLGAQVKLLRVLQEGEIRPVGESRVERVDVRVVAATLRDLGKLVTQGDFREDLYYRLNVVNLTLPPLRERREDIPLLAHAFLHRFNRDLNREPPVEGFTPEAEALMTAYAWPGNVRELENAMERAVLLAEGTHIAPNSLPEKLWAASAPAPAGTAAPLQAGSDLSLKRAIRELEESYIRAALRRTKGNRTRAAEVLDISHRALLYKIKEYGIDPDAEGSRT, from the coding sequence ATGCCCCTCTTCCGCACCGTCCTCGTCGCCGATGACGAGCCGTCCATCCGCCACATCCTCACCCTGGTGCTCACCGACAAGGGCTATGACGTGCGCGCCGTCGCCGACGGGGACGAGGCCCTGCGCGAGCTGTCCACGCGCGCCTATGACGTCCTGGTGACGGACGTGCGCATGCCCAAGCGCGACGGGCTGTCGGTGCTCCGGGCGGCGCTCGCGGAGCATCCGGGGCTCACCGTGGTGGTGATGAGCGCGTACGGCTCCCAGGAGCAGGCGCTGGAGGCGGTGCAGGCGGGCGCCTACGACTACGTCCAGAAGCCCTTCAAGCCGGAGGAGATCGTCCTCGTCCTGCGCAAGGCGGAGGAGCGCGAGCGGCTGGTCCGCGAGAACCGCCGGCTGCACGAGGCCCGGCTCCCCGGCGCCTCCGGGGACCACATCCTGGGGAAGAGCGCCGCGCTCCAGGCGGTGCTCAAGCAGGTGGCGCGCGTGGCGCCCGTGGACACCACGGTGCTCATCTCCGGGGAGAGCGGCACGGGCAAGGAGCTCATCGCGCGCGAGCTGCACGGCAAGAGCCGCCGCGCCGCCATGCCCTTCGTCGCCGTCAACTGCGGCGCCATCCCCCACGGCCTGCTGGAGAGCGAGCTGTTCGGCCACGCGAAGGGAGCCTTCACCGACGCGCGCACCGCCCGCCGGGGCCTGTTCGCGGAGGCCGACGGCGGCACGCTCTTCCTGGACGAAGTGGGCGAGCTGCCCCTGGGCGCGCAGGTGAAGCTGCTGCGCGTGCTGCAGGAGGGGGAGATCCGCCCGGTGGGCGAAAGCCGCGTGGAGCGCGTGGACGTGCGCGTGGTGGCCGCCACGCTGCGCGACCTGGGCAAGCTGGTGACCCAGGGCGACTTCCGCGAGGACCTCTACTACCGCCTCAACGTGGTGAACCTCACCCTGCCGCCCCTGCGCGAGCGCCGCGAGGACATCCCGCTGCTCGCCCACGCCTTCCTCCACCGCTTCAACCGCGACCTCAACCGCGAGCCTCCGGTGGAGGGCTTCACCCCGGAGGCCGAGGCCCTGATGACGGCCTACGCCTGGCCGGGCAACGTGCGCGAGCTGGAGAACGCCATGGAGCGCGCGGTGCTGCTCGCGGAGGGCACCCACATCGCGCCCAACAGCCTGCCGGAAAAGCTGTGGGCGGCTTCCGCACCCGCCCCGGCCGGGACGGCGGCGCCGCTACAGGCCGGCAGCGACCTGTCGCTCAAGCGCGCCATCCGGGAGCTGGAGGAGTCCTACATCCGGGCGGCGCTGCGGCGCACGAAGGGCAACCGCACCCGGGCGGCGGAGGTGTTGGACATCAGCCACCGGGCGCTGCTCTACAAGATCAAGGAGTACGGCATCGACCCGGACGCGGAGGGCTCCCGGACCTGA
- a CDS encoding type 4a pilus biogenesis protein PilO, whose translation MEKYLDQLAKAPPAAKFGGLAAIVVVLTVANFFSFIQPTEENIARRATERRKLDLELAEKSEIAQNLNERRREMDVLEQKLAEALTELPERRDMEELLAQINDIGKKSGLEIARVEPGKEYVEGNEFFARIPIRMTVSGNYHEIAMFLQEMANMRRIVNVNNIKLDGAALKNEKVVLQSSFLATTFRFVEAKAAAKSSDKKKSN comes from the coding sequence ATGGAAAAATACCTGGATCAACTGGCGAAGGCCCCCCCCGCGGCGAAGTTCGGCGGGCTCGCGGCCATCGTCGTCGTCTTGACCGTGGCCAACTTCTTCTCCTTCATCCAGCCCACGGAGGAGAACATCGCCCGCCGCGCGACGGAGCGCCGGAAGCTCGACCTGGAGCTCGCGGAGAAGAGCGAGATCGCCCAGAACCTCAACGAGCGCCGCCGTGAGATGGACGTGCTCGAGCAGAAGCTGGCGGAGGCCCTCACGGAGCTGCCGGAGCGGCGCGACATGGAAGAGCTGCTCGCGCAGATCAACGACATCGGCAAGAAGTCCGGCCTGGAGATCGCCCGCGTGGAGCCCGGCAAGGAGTACGTCGAGGGCAACGAGTTCTTCGCGCGCATCCCCATCCGGATGACGGTGAGCGGCAACTACCATGAGATCGCCATGTTCCTGCAGGAGATGGCGAACATGCGCCGCATCGTGAACGTCAACAACATCAAGCTCGATGGCGCGGCCCTGAAGAACGAGAAGGTCGTTCTCCAGAGCAGCTTCCTGGCCACGACCTTCCGGTTCGTCGAAGCGAAGGCCGCCGCGAAGAGCAGCGACAAGAAGAAGAGCAACTAG
- a CDS encoding pilus assembly protein PilP, which translates to MKTFKSTMTVAVMALTLSACEDTPKAPPPAPPKAAAPAPAPVAEKTEASAAPTFVYTYSPVGKRDPFRSPLEELGPVARDAPERACNEPLCVFDLDQLKLVAVVTGDASPLAMVEDPLGRGHIVRRNTRVGRQGGKVTQILRDSVTVTEVFTGAKGELISNPVSLQLKADGVKDPAYNLMTGKNWE; encoded by the coding sequence ATGAAGACGTTCAAGTCCACGATGACCGTTGCGGTGATGGCGCTGACCCTGTCCGCTTGTGAGGACACGCCCAAGGCCCCACCACCTGCTCCTCCCAAGGCCGCCGCCCCCGCGCCGGCCCCCGTGGCGGAGAAGACCGAGGCGTCGGCGGCGCCAACGTTCGTCTACACCTACAGTCCGGTGGGCAAGCGGGATCCGTTCCGCAGCCCGCTGGAGGAGCTCGGGCCGGTGGCGCGTGACGCACCGGAACGGGCCTGCAACGAACCCCTGTGCGTGTTCGACCTCGACCAGCTCAAGCTGGTGGCGGTCGTCACCGGGGACGCCAGCCCGCTGGCGATGGTCGAGGACCCCCTGGGTCGCGGCCACATCGTCCGGCGCAACACCCGGGTGGGGCGCCAGGGCGGCAAGGTCACACAGATTCTCCGGGACTCGGTCACCGTCACCGAGGTCTTCACCGGCGCCAAGGGCGAGCTCATCAGCAATCCGGTGAGTCTGCAGCTCAAGGCGGATGGCGTGAAGGACCCCGCCTACAACCTGATGACGGGCAAGAACTGGGAGTAG